In a genomic window of Nomascus leucogenys isolate Asia chromosome 4, Asia_NLE_v1, whole genome shotgun sequence:
- the LOC100594761 gene encoding LOW QUALITY PROTEIN: olfactory receptor 5D13-like (The sequence of the model RefSeq protein was modified relative to this genomic sequence to represent the inferred CDS: substituted 1 base at 1 genomic stop codon), protein MMASERNRSSTPTFILLGFSEYSEIQVPLFLVFLFVYTATVVGNLGMIIIIRLNSKLHTIMYFFLSHLSLVDFCFSTVVTPKLLENLVVEDRTISFSDCIMQFCFACIFGVTETFMLAAMAXDRFVAVCKPLLYTTIMSQKLCALLVAGSYTWGIVCSLILTYFLLDLSFCESTFINNFICDHSVIVSASYSDPYISQMLCFIIAIFNEVSSLIIILTSYMLIFITIMKMPSASGRQKTFSTCASHLTAITIFHGTILFLYCFPNPKTSSLIVKVASLFYTVAIPMLNPLIYSLRNKDVKNMFEKLVVTKLIYH, encoded by the coding sequence ATGATGGCATCTGAAAGAAATCGAAGCAGCACACCCACTTTTATTCTCTTGGGTTTTTCAGAATACTCAGAAATCCAGGTTCCACTCTTTCTGGTTTTCTTGTTTGTCTACACAGCCACTGTAGTGGGGAACTTGGGCATGATAATAATCATCAGACTCAATTCAAAACTCCATACTATCATGTACTTTTTCCTTAGTCACTTGTCCTTGGTAGATTtctgtttttccactgtagtTACACCTAAACTGTTGGAGAACTTGGTTGTGGAAGACAGAACCATCTCTTTCTCTGATTGCATCATGCAATTTTGTTTTGCTTGCATTTTTGGAGTGACAGAAACTTTCATGTTAGCAGCAATGGCTTAGGACCGTTTTGTGGCAGTTTGTAAACCCTTGCTCTATACCACTATTATGTCTCAGAAGCTCTGTGCTCTTCTGGTGGCTGGGTCCTATACATGGGGGATAGTGTGCTCCCTGATACtcacatattttcttcttgacCTGTCGTTTTGTGAATCTACcttcataaataattttatctgtGACCACTCTGTAATTGTTTCTGCCTCCTACTCAGACCCCTATATCAGCCAGATGCTATGCTTTATTATTGCCATATTCAATGAGGTGAGCAGCCTAATTATCATTCTGACATCATATATGCTTATTTTCATTACCATTATGAAGATGCCTTCTGCAAGTGGGCGCCAGAAAACCTTCTCCACCTGTGCCTCCCACCTGACAGCCATCACTATCTTCCATGGAACTATCCTTTTCCTTTACTGTTTTCCTAATCCTAAAACTTCTAGCCTCATTGTTAAAGTGGCTTCTTTGTTTTACACAGTGGCGATTCCAATGCTGAACCCATTGATCTATAGCCTTAGGAACAAAGATGTCAAGAACATGTTTGAAAAATTAGTTGTCACCAAATTGATTTACCACTGA